From a single Thalassospira sp. ER-Se-21-Dark genomic region:
- a CDS encoding PfkB family carbohydrate kinase gives MTAKAVCLGELLIDFVPTVTGTGLADAPAFAKAAGGAPGNAAVGLQRLGIETGFIGKLGDDAFGHFLVDTLKADNVDTSGIVLTKEALTGLAFVSLRADGEREFSFYRSPSADMLLSIADLDQDMLKSTDLFHYGTLCMIDDDPRAATLEAIKIARENGAIISCDPNLRLPLWPSAEKAREILRLAISQADVVKMSDEEITFVSGKDDLEEGIKDLWCDQWRAMIVTYGPKGSRYITPAFDGFVPSFEITAVDATGAGDGCTAGFLSRLLKDPELLGSEDKLAAACRFANAVGAITATKRGAINALPTEKEVEEFLSNR, from the coding sequence ATGACAGCCAAAGCTGTTTGTCTTGGGGAACTGCTGATTGATTTTGTTCCGACCGTGACCGGAACCGGCCTTGCCGATGCGCCGGCCTTTGCCAAGGCGGCCGGGGGCGCACCGGGAAATGCGGCTGTGGGTTTGCAGCGTCTGGGTATTGAAACCGGTTTTATCGGTAAACTCGGCGATGATGCCTTTGGCCATTTTCTGGTCGATACCCTTAAGGCCGACAATGTCGATACATCGGGCATTGTTCTGACCAAGGAAGCCCTGACCGGGCTTGCATTCGTCTCCCTGCGTGCCGATGGGGAACGCGAATTTTCATTCTATCGCAGCCCGTCAGCCGACATGTTGCTCAGCATTGCTGATCTTGATCAGGACATGCTGAAATCCACCGATCTGTTCCACTACGGAACGCTTTGCATGATCGATGACGACCCGCGCGCGGCAACGCTTGAGGCGATCAAGATCGCACGTGAAAACGGGGCGATCATTTCGTGTGATCCGAACCTGCGCCTGCCGCTTTGGCCGAGTGCGGAAAAGGCACGTGAAATCCTGCGCCTTGCGATCAGTCAGGCCGATGTCGTCAAGATGTCGGACGAGGAAATCACCTTTGTTTCCGGCAAGGATGACCTTGAAGAAGGCATCAAGGATCTGTGGTGTGATCAATGGCGCGCGATGATTGTGACATATGGTCCCAAGGGATCGCGCTACATTACGCCGGCCTTTGATGGTTTTGTACCGTCCTTTGAAATCACTGCGGTTGATGCGACCGGGGCAGGGGACGGCTGCACGGCAGGCTTCCTGTCGCGCCTTTTGAAGGATCCGGAACTTCTGGGGTCCGAAGACAAGCTTGCAGCCGCGTGCCGCTTTGCCAATGCGGTCGGTGCGATCACGGCAACCAAACGTGGTGCCATCAACGCATTGCCGACGGAAAAAGAAGTCGAAGAGTTTCTTTCGAACCGATAA